GACACCGTGTTCACGGTCCGGCTGCCTCTGAACCCGACGGGCGCTGGAGCGGCCGGTGGCGGAGCGGCCGGTGGCGGAGCGGTTGGCAGCGGGGCGGCCGGTGGCGGAGCGGCCGGTCCGGCGGCTCCGGCGGCTCCGGCGGCTCCGGCGGCTCCGGCCTGAGCATCCGGGTCCGGCATCCGGGGTCGGCATCCCGCCCCGGGGCATCCGGGCCGATCCGACTCGCACGCGTGCACTTTGTCGGGAGGATTCCCGTCTGTCGGGAGGTTTCGGCCCGACACGCCGTGAATCGGCCCCAGGCTCCCGACAGAGTGACCACGCGGTGGCGACTTGTCCACAGATCAGGCGGCTTCCCGCCGCCGCGGGACCGGCCGGGCGAGGATCGAAGCATGCCCTCCGCCGCATTCCTCCTCGCCCATCATGGCGGGGGCGCGCGCGGCACCCTCCTCGCGCGCTACGGACAGACCAGACGGATGCTGCACGCCGAGGTCGAGGCGAAACGCATCGTGCGCGTGCGCCAGGGCGTCTTCGCACTTCCGACGACGGATCCGTTTGTCATCACTGCAGCCGCGCACGGCGGCGCCCTCACCTGCCTGCGCGCGCTGCGGCTGCACGGCCTGTGGGTGCTCGACGAGGAGCCGGAGGCGCATGTCTGGCTCGGCGGCCGAGGTCGCGAGCATCCGCATCCCGGATGCCGGTGCCGGACTCACTACCATGCGGGGACCGCGCCTCTCGGGCTCGCTCCGCTCGAACACGCTCTCGTGCACGCCTTCCACTGCGCGACCGCCGAGGTGTTCTTCGCCGCGCTGGAGTCGGCGTTCACGCAGCGGCTGCTTGGTCGCGCCGCGCGTGAGCGTATTCGCGCGCGCATCCCGGCATCCGGGCGGTGGCTGGTCGATCTGGCCCGGGAGGACGCCGACAGCGGACTGGAGTCCCTGCTGCGGTTCCGCCTCCACCTGCTCGGCATCGATCTCGACTGCCAGGTCGAGATCCCGACCGTGGGGCGGGTCGACTTCGTCATCGGCGGGCGTCTGATTCTCGAGGCGGACGGCAAGGAGAACCACGACAGCAGCGCCGCACGTCATCGGGATCGGGTGCGGGATGCCGCAGCATCCGCTCTGGGATACGAGACGCTTCGCTTCGACTATGCACAGATCGTGCATGATTGGCCCTCGGTCGAGGCCGCGATCCTCGCGGCGCTCGTGCGGCTCCGAGAG
This Microbacterium sp. XT11 DNA region includes the following protein-coding sequences:
- a CDS encoding DUF559 domain-containing protein — its product is MPSAAFLLAHHGGGARGTLLARYGQTRRMLHAEVEAKRIVRVRQGVFALPTTDPFVITAAAHGGALTCLRALRLHGLWVLDEEPEAHVWLGGRGREHPHPGCRCRTHYHAGTAPLGLAPLEHALVHAFHCATAEVFFAALESAFTQRLLGRAARERIRARIPASGRWLVDLAREDADSGLESLLRFRLHLLGIDLDCQVEIPTVGRVDFVIGGRLILEADGKENHDSSAARHRDRVRDAAASALGYETLRFDYAQIVHDWPSVEAAILAALVRLREHS